The Candidatus Neomarinimicrobiota bacterium DNA window ATTAAACAGTTTGAAGTGTCGGTAGTTGATTTGAGCCCGCGCGCACTATCGCATTTCGGACGTTAACGGTCGAAAATACACTGAACCCTTCCCTTTAAATATGTTCCCACAAAACCCCCTTTTATAAGGTAAAGAGGCGGGACTTCGGGTACAACAGGGAAATTTAGAGACTTGAATTCAGGAGAGATTGAACAGCCGTTTCCAGCGTATTTCTGCTCTGAGCTCCTCTGAAAAAATTCGTTACTTCACCCTTCCTATTTATAAAGAACGTAGAAGGTATCGATGTGAAATTGCCGTACATATAAACGATTTTACCTAATTCCTTGTCAGAACCATACACCACCGGATATGTTATCTCATATTTTTTGGCGAATTTTTCAATATCATCCTTAGAGCCGGAATTGATAGCTATGCCGATAACAATAAAATTGTCTTTACCGTAGATGTCGTATAGATCGTTCAAGATTGGTATTTCAAATTTACAAGGCCCGCACCAAGTAGCCCAGAAGTTCAGCACAACTATCTTGCCTTTGTAATCCGAAAGAGTAATCTCACCGCCGTCTATCGCCGGCAGAGTAAAGTCGGGCGCCATCTGATAATGATCGTCTCCCGGGTCTGCCGCTGCAAAATCCGGATTAAGATCGAAAAAGAACACCGCGGTGATCATTAGAAGCGCTAGCTGTCCGGTTCTTCTCACACTCAACCTATCGAAGTTAACCACGGGAATAATTTTGTGAAATAGAGCGTCATAGTCCAAAACAGGTTGAAGAAAATCATCACTCCTACTCCCACGAGAAATGAGCCGCTGATGATTTCAATGGCTTTATGGTGTTTTCTCATCCGTGAAGAAAAACTCATGAACCTATTTGTAGCCAGCGCGGTGAGTATAAACGGAACCCCGAGTCCGAGAGAGTATGCAGACAACAGCACGATCCCCTTTACGGCTCCACCCTGTACTCCGGCAATAGCAAGGATACCCGCTAAAACCGGACCGATGCAGGGGCTCCATCC harbors:
- a CDS encoding TlpA family protein disulfide reductase; translation: MITAVFFFDLNPDFAAADPGDDHYQMAPDFTLPAIDGGEITLSDYKGKIVVLNFWATWCGPCKFEIPILNDLYDIYGKDNFIVIGIAINSGSKDDIEKFAKKYEITYPVVYGSDKELGKIVYMYGNFTSIPSTFFINRKGEVTNFFRGAQSRNTLETAVQSLLNSSL
- a CDS encoding cytochrome c biogenesis protein CcdA, translated to AGLILVFFGLHLAGVVPIKFLQYEKRFNINPKEVGFGGAFLIGLSFALGWSPCIGPVLAGILAIAGVQGGAVKGIVLLSAYSLGLGVPFILTALATNRFMSFSSRMRKHHKAIEIISGSFLVGVGVMIFFNLFWTMTLYFTKLFPWLTSIG